The genomic window TCGCACGCAGCGTGCCCGCATGGTCGACCGCCGGCAGATCCGCGAACTGGTGGAGAACTACCAGCCGGACCTGCTGCGCTTCGACAGTACACAGGAGCACGGCCAGGAACGGTTGTGGGCGAATCAACTGCCAGACATGATCCCGGCCCTCGGTCATGAGGCTGTCGTCATCGGGCGCCGAGATACTGACAGGGGCCGCGACACACCGGAGCTCAGCACACCGATCATCCCCCCCGACGGGCCCTGGGAACTGTGCTACCCCCTCGGGGGCATAAGCGGCCACCACCCCGCCACCGCACACCGCCCGACCGTACACGCGCTCATACGCGTCTTCGCAGACACCATCGGCAGCGGCGGCAACCTCCTGCTGGAGACCAGCCCACGAGGAGACGGCACGATCCCTCCCGAGCACACAGCCCAGCTGACCGCACTGGGCAAGTGGGTCCGCCGCAATCACGAAGCCATCTACACCACCACCGGCCTTCCCTACGGACACTTCGACGGCCCTTCAACCCTCGCAAAGGACCGCCGAACCCTGTACCTCATCTGCACCCAAACACCGCACGGCTTCATCGAACTACGAGGGCTCCGCAACACCATCCGGCGCATATCCGTCCTCAGTACCGGAGCAGCACTCCCCTACCACGTGAACAACGGCCTGCCCGATTGGGGCATCCCTCGCATCATTCGTATCAAGCCGCCCCCGGCTCCCAACGTCGTCGCCGTCGAGCTCAACGGTGAACTCGGACTCCACCAGAGCCATGGGATCACCGGTTAGCCGCCGGGGTTCAGGTCTTCCGTTGCGGACCACATACCCCCCGGCTCAGCCATCGGCATCGCACCGAGCCAGGATCCGGCCTCGCGGCGGAGTCCGAGTCCCTCATAACAGGGTGCACTGACGCAGCGTCAGATTCCTCTGACAGTACGCCGCGATCGGCAGTACGCGGTCCTCAGTGGCAGGCGCCACGACCGGCCCTTGCGTACCGGGACGACTTTGATGCTGTGACCACACCAGCCACGACAAGATCATCTGGTCGCTGAACGCTTAGCCAAGATCAGCAACCAGCATGGAAGACCCCTACGTAGGCGAGCAATACATTCCAGGAGGACCGTGTTGACTGCGGAGACAAGTGCCCTGTCGAAGGCCGACGAGCAGCACGCCACGACACGCGACCCGCTCGACAATGCCGGTCGGCTCAGAGCCGCAATCCCGCGTGCGGTGACCGAGAAGTGCGCCGGCCCACCGGCCGGGGCCAAAGTACTGCTCGCAGCAGGCAAGTTGAGCCACTTCGTCAGCTCCACACAGGCCAGGACATGAAGGACGACCTGAACAACAGCCTTGTGCTGGTACTCAACGGCCTCGGCCTCGGACCGTGCCTCTTCGACATTGCCTCCGGGATCGAACAGCAGTCGGCAGCGGAAGGCATCCACTGTGTTCTCGCCACTACGCATGGGATCCATGAGCGTGAGATCGCCGTGGCTGCAGAGATGGCCAGTCAGGGGGTTGGCCTCGTGGCCTTGATAGGGAGCACCCGGGACACGGAGGACTACCGGACAAATGTAGCCGCGTTGGCCCGCGAGCTCGACGCGGCGGGATCCCGACTCGTGTTGGCCGGGCGGCCCTCCCCAGGTGCCGACCTTCCCCTCACAGTGGTGGACTACGACAACGAGGGCGGCGCTTTCTCGCTCACCAGCCATCTACTCTCCGCCGGTCACGAGCGCATCCTCTTTCTCGGTGGCGGTGAGGACACCACCACGGCAGCACGTATCACCGGGTACTGCAGGGCAGTGCAAGCCTACGGTTACACACCCGATCGCGAATTGGTCGCGG from Streptomyces sp. FIT100 includes these protein-coding regions:
- a CDS encoding alpha-L-fucosidase — its product is MKQSWFAEAKLGIFARWGISSVRAIPHPRTSAPRQISYLEYMEQLDGFTAARYNPEAWAELFAATGAKYAVMTAKDHDGVALWDTAFTELSVTTATPAGRDLIRPFTQALRRRGLRAGLHFSHQDGHLASQTTARPSQLHRPAAQSEPAAPQSQHDVGRQARTQRARMVDRRQIRELVENYQPDLLRFDSTQEHGQERLWANQLPDMIPALGHEAVVIGRRDTDRGRDTPELSTPIIPPDGPWELCYPLGGISGHHPATAHRPTVHALIRVFADTIGSGGNLLLETSPRGDGTIPPEHTAQLTALGKWVRRNHEAIYTTTGLPYGHFDGPSTLAKDRRTLYLICTQTPHGFIELRGLRNTIRRISVLSTGAALPYHVNNGLPDWGIPRIIRIKPPPAPNVVAVELNGELGLHQSHGITG
- a CDS encoding LacI family DNA-binding transcriptional regulator; the encoded protein is MKDDLNNSLVLVLNGLGLGPCLFDIASGIEQQSAAEGIHCVLATTHGIHEREIAVAAEMASQGVGLVALIGSTRDTEDYRTNVAALARELDAAGSRLVLAGRPSPGADLPLTVVDYDNEGGAFSLTSHLLSAGHERILFLGGGEDTTTAARITGYCRAVQAYGYTPDRELVAAPGNCSQLGPNGVRAILRGMPSDVTAVFAWDDELAVCAITQLKADGVPVPEEVSVVGFNNLLPYAEHQRPALTTAHVPFFDVGRHAVKLAAHREEPGLRHAQQVTLGTHVVFRDSVAARVARC